In Zingiber officinale cultivar Zhangliang chromosome 8B, Zo_v1.1, whole genome shotgun sequence, a single genomic region encodes these proteins:
- the LOC122015712 gene encoding subtilisin-like protease SBT4.3, with protein sequence MKAQRKKKEIGAEARASRKVKQCGRRNARSLLPGVVVVEQRRGGRAREGEENCPLAIYIVYMGAQHSSQYPTYELHLNLLKEIIVNCSPSESLVYSYQRSFSGFAAKLSIDEAEKLEDMEGIVSVFPSKTLKVRTTRSWDFLNFSQRVNRNPTLENDIIIGMIDTGIWLESKSFSGQGLRPPPRKWKGACLNMTCNNKIIGARYYNSLGDYMLSEPSPRDFQGHGTHTASIAAGRTVSHTSLYGLAKGMARGAVSSARLAVYKVCWWFGCTDQDILAAFDDAISDGVDIISLSVAYAIAADYFQDSIAIGAFHAMANGILTSTAAGNAGPYRGTVSNVAPWTLVAAASSIDRHIIDKVVTGNHVSTLGASVNTFATKNRDDHPLIYMQGNATILPGDCTALPDINMVKGKIVLCKYFYDEIFSTGIKGLIFIDDSSLDVSFIYPVPFITVSSVDGLNLLNYINNTKNPVANIHKSEEVFDSEAPLVASFSSRGPNTITPDILKPDISAPGIDILAAWSRVAPVSGIINDTRVVKYNIISGTSMACPHVTGVAAYVKSFHPNWSPAAIMSALMTTAKPMYPSARQDELSYGAGQLNPVKAVDPGLVYDAGASDYVQMLCNSAYNETMIKMVTGDASSCSGSSNGTARDLNYPSMALHVQSGKAFAAKFLRTVTNVGGARRCRYKAEVWAHHRLNVVVNPRKLKFSELKEKRQFTVSVSGGPLPGNSTVPATIIWSDGKHQVRSVMVVYTD encoded by the exons ATGAAGGCGcagagaaagaaaaaggaaatcggggcagaggctagggctTCGAGGAAGGTAAAGCAGTGCGGGCGCCGCAATGCTCGCTCTCTGTTGCCTGGCGTCGTCGTCGTCGAGCAGAGGAGAGGAGGGCGTGCACGCGAGGGAGAAGAAAACTGCCCGCTTGCG ATATATATTGTGTATATGGGAGCTCAACACTCATCTCAGTACCCAACCTATGAACTCCATCTTAATTTGCTTAAAGAAATTATTGTGAACTG CTCGCCTAGTGAGTCTTTGGTGTATAGTTACCAGAGGAGTTTTAGTGGATTTGCTGCCAAACTTTCTATAGACGAGGCAGAAAAATTGGAAG ACATGGAGGGAATAGTTTCAGTGTTTCCTAGTAAAACCCTGAAGGTTCGCACGACGAGATCATGGGATTTCCTTAACTTCTCGCAGAGAGTAAACAGGAATCCTACACTGGAAAATGACATCATCATTGGAATGATTGATACCGGAATCTGGCTGGAATCTAAATCCTTCAGCGGTCAGGGATTGAGACCTCCACCGAGGAAATGGAAGGGTGCTTGCCTAAATATGACATGCAACAA taaaatcaTCGGGGCGCGCTATTACAATAGCTTAGGCGATTACATGTTGAGCGAGCCATCGCCACGCGACTTTCAAGGTCACGGGACTCACACAGCTTCCATCGCTGCCGGTCGAACAGTCTCCCATACCAGCCTCTACGGCCTCGCCAAGGGCATGGCTAGGGGGGCAGTGTCGTCAGCGAGGCTCGCGGTGTACAAGGTGTGCTGGTGGTTCGGGTGCACCGATCAAGACATCTTGGCGGCATTTGACGATGCAATCTCCGACGGTGTCGACATCATCTCCCTGTCTGTCGCCTATGCCATTGCCGCGGATTACTTCCAGGACTCGATAGCGATTGGCGCCTTCCATGCCATGGCAAACGGGATTTTGACGTCGACAGCCGCAGGGAATGCAGGGCCATACCGTGGCACGGTCAGCAACGTGGCACCGTGGACGTTGGTGGCGGCGGCGAGCAGCATCGATAGGCACATCATTGACAAGGTGGTCACCGGAAATCATGTGTCCACTTTG GGAGCTTCTGTGAACACGTTTGCGACAAAAAATAGGGATGATCATCCCTTGATCTACATGCAGGGAAATGCAACTATTTTACCAGG GGATTGCACTGCTTTGCCAGATATAAACATGGTGAAAGGGAAGATTGTTCTCTGCAAGTACTTCTATGACGAAATTTTTAGTACAGGCATTAAAGGATTGATATTTATAGATGACTCTTCACTTGACGTTTCCTTCATATACCCAGTTCCATTCATTACAGTCAGTTCCGTGGATGGGTTAAACCTTTTGAACTACATAAACAACACTAA AAATCCTGTGGCTAACATCCACAAAAGTGAAGAAGTTTTTGACTCTGAGGCTCCCCTGGTTGCTTCGTTCTCATCGAGAGGCCCAAACACCATCACGCCTGACATCCTCAAG CCTGATATAAGTGCTCCAGGAATTGACATTTTGGCCGCCTGGTCACGGGTTGCTCCAGTGTCAGGCATCATCAACGACACAAGGGTCGTAAAGTACAACATAATCTCGGGCACTTCCATGGCTTGTCCCCACGTAACCGGCGTCGCCGCCTACGTCAAGTCTTTCCACCCAAATTGGTCGCCGGCAGCCATCATGTCGGCGCTCATGACGACAG CCAAACCGATGTACCCTTCGGCCCGCCAAGACGAATTATCGTATGGAGCCGGGCAACTGAACCCGGTGAAGGCCGTCGACCCAGGTCTTGTCTATGACGCTGGTGCCAGTGACTACGTGCAAATGCTCTGTAACTCGGCCTACAACGAAACCATGATCAAGATGGTCACCGGCGACGCCAGTTCCTGCTCTGGCAGCAGCAATGGAACGGCGAGGGATCTCAATTACCCTTCCATGGCCTTACATGTTCAGTCTGGCAAAGCCTTCGCCGCGAAGTTCTTGAGAACAGTGACCAACGTAGGCGGCGCCCGACGCTGCAGGTACAAGGCGGAGGTCTGGGCTCATCACAGACTTAATGTGGTGGTGAATCCTAGAAAGTTGAAGTTTTCGGAGTTGAAGGAGAAGAGGCAGTTCACTGTGTCGGTTTCAGGCGGGCCATTGCCAGGGAACTCGACGGTGCCGGCGACGATCATTTGGTCGGACGGGAAGCATCAAGTGAGGAGTGTGATGGTTGTCTACACGGATTAG